Proteins encoded by one window of Conger conger chromosome 1, fConCon1.1, whole genome shotgun sequence:
- the LOC133127562 gene encoding urokinase plasminogen activator surface receptor-like, protein MTTVETQCCESDLCNSQEPPALPESSTNGKKCFTCAADDNCTSTLECKGSEDRCFMVTLPAVGMVKGCVSQSLCSGSLIAAAIGDCCEGNLCNNALRIGQSILFLLLVPLASFFLFN, encoded by the exons ATGACAACTGTTGAGACCCAATGCTGTGAATCCGACCTGTGCAACAGTCAAGAACCACCAG CATTACCAGAATCCAGCACCAATGGAAAAAAGTGTTTCACCTGTGCAGCTGATGATAACTGCACAAGTACTTTGGAGTGCAAGGGAAGTGAAGATCGCTGCTTTATGGTCACAT TGCCTGCAGTTGGGATGGTGAAGGGATGCGTTTCCCAAAGTCTCTGTTCTGGATCCCTGATTGCGGCGGCCATTGGGGACTGCTGTGAGGGAAACTTGTGCAACAACGCCCTGCGCATCGGACAgagcatcctcttcctcctcctggtgCCTCTGGcctccttcttcctcttcaaCTAA
- the LOC133137455 gene encoding interferon-gamma-inducible GTPase 10-like: MADDYAIIDEDEVREIRDALENQTLTSAVAKIQDYFEQIDRVELNIAITGECGSGKSTFVNAFRGLGDEDECAAETGVVETTMEPAVYPHPKYPKVKVWDLPGIGTPNFKADEYLEKVEFKRYDFFIIIISERFKVNNVLLATEIQRMKKRFYFVRSKIDNSIHAEKRKKDFDEDKTLSIIREDCMKGNGSM, translated from the coding sequence ATGGCTGATGATTATGCCATTATTGATGAGGATGAGGTGAGGGAGATCAGGGATGCACTGGAAAACCAGACCTTGACTTCAGCCGTGGCTAAGATCCAGGACTACTTTGAGCAGATTGACCGTGTGGAACTAAATATTGCCATCACAGGAGAGTGTGGCTCTGGCAAGTCCACCTTTGTCAATGCATTCCGGGGTCTGGGGGATGAAGATGAGTGCGCAGCTGAAACCGGCGTGGTTGagaccaccatggagccagccGTGTACCCCCACCCTAAATATCCCAAAGTCAAAGTGTGGGACCTTCCCGGGATTGGGACACCCAATTTCAAAGCAGACGAGTACCTTGAAAAAGTAGAATTCAAACGCTATGatttcttcatcatcatcatctcagaACGTTTCAAAGTCAACAATGTGCTGCTGGCCACAGAGATCCAACGCATGAAGAAGAGGTTCTACTTTGTTCGCTCAAAGATTGACAACAGCATACATgcagagaaaaggaagaaggacTTCGACGAGGACAAAACCCTCAGTATAATTCGGGAAGACTGCATGAAAGGTAACGGGTCAATGTGA
- the LOC133127529 gene encoding CD276 antigen-like, with product MFVLHLLTIVPVLHPEVSQEYPVYPVVAAPGSNITLSCFFPRSETDLLFNLIVVWVHGDDMVQSAVSQLSPDQLAVGDASLRLTGVRASDHGMYTCDVANEQGRSKKQIFLAVAAAYREPELASQTTCDSIILTFLSTLGFPQPTVLWRTKTGSDITNRSNTTMVLKEGGKHYEVVSEMVLKQSDPHNWTVTFEMRLELLNQSFSRSVSLRPLPDCCGTSVEPRNRLFLLVPLLAISLVVLACLTIVVFWYKNSLSHAPDVPLGTEPVAEEEESL from the exons ATGTTTGTGCTGCACCTGCTAACGA TTGTTCCAGTATTGCACCCAGAAGTATCCCAAGAATACCCAGTATACCCAGTGGTGGCAGCCCCCGGAAGTAACATCAccctcagctgtttttttccacgCAGTGAAACTGACCTACTCTTCAATCTAATAGTGGTCTGGGTGCATGGTGATGACATGGTGCAGTCAGCTGTCAGTCAGCTGTCCCCAGACCAGCTGGCTGTAGGCGATGCCTCACTCAGGCTAACGGGGGTGCGAGCGAGCGACCACGGCATGTACACGTGCGATGTGGCCAATGAGCAGGGCAGGAGCAAGAAGCAGATTTTTCTCGCAGTAGCAG CTGCATATAGGGAACCTGAGCTTGCCAGCCAGACCACCTGCGACAGCATCATCCTCACCTTCCTCTCCACCCTGGGCTTCCCTCAGCCCACTGTGCTGTGGAGAAccaagacaggaagtgacatcaccaacCGGAGCAACACCACTATGGTCCTGAAAGAAGGGGGAAAACATTATGAGGTGGTGAGCGAGATGGTGCTGAAGCAGAGTGACCCACACAATTGGACGGTCACATTTGAGATGAGGCTGGAGCTCCTCAACCAGAGCTTCTCCCGCTCTGTCAGCCTCCGCCCACTCCCAG ATTGCTGTGGGACGTCAGTGGAACCCAGGAACAGACTGTTTCTGCTTGTACCACTATTAGCTATATCATTAGTGGTACTGGCTTGCTTAACCATTGTTGTCTTCTGGTACAAGAACAGCCTGTCACATGCACCTGACGTTCCCCTTGGAACAGAACCGGttgcagaggaagaagaaagcTTGTGA